The Osmerus eperlanus chromosome 15, fOsmEpe2.1, whole genome shotgun sequence genome includes a window with the following:
- the bloc1s5 gene encoding biogenesis of lysosome-related organelles complex 1 subunit 5 isoform X2, protein MEKIWKDVGDIQSRIVDHRPITQGEIRYFVREFEEKRGHREVRLLEKLNKLVVETNQVVLPHCTQTMHEHLCEALTRLEAANHMTLRIQQRELEAQQSPYIQASLERRREDWEEFLKEQQSQKEEVDEEHTKAVGRLSCQYSEMKKDLAKFSHF, encoded by the exons ATGGAGAAGATTTGGAAAG ATGTTGGTGACATACAATCCAGAATTGTAGACCACAGGCCGATCACACAAGGAGAGATACGCTACTTTGTGAGGGAATTTGAG GAGAAGCGTGGACACAGAGAGGTCCGTCTGCTGGAGAAACTGAACAAGCTGGTGGTGGAAACCAACCAGGTGGTGTTACCACACTGCACCCAGACCATGCACGAGCATCTCTGCGAGGCCCTCACGCGAC TGGAGGCTGCTAATCACATGACCCTGAGGATCCAGCAGAGGGAGCTAGAGGCCCAGCAG AGCCCCTACATTCaggccagcctggagaggaggagggaggactgggaggagttCCTGAAGGAGCAGCAGAgtcagaaggaggaggtggatgaggagcaCACCAAGGCAGTAGGGCGCCTCAGCTGCCAGTACAGTGAGATGAAGAAGGACCTGGCCAAGTTCTCCCACTTCTGA
- the bloc1s5 gene encoding biogenesis of lysosome-related organelles complex 1 subunit 5 isoform X1, with amino-acid sequence MEKIWKGLCLCLDVGDIQSRIVDHRPITQGEIRYFVREFEEKRGHREVRLLEKLNKLVVETNQVVLPHCTQTMHEHLCEALTRLEAANHMTLRIQQRELEAQQSPYIQASLERRREDWEEFLKEQQSQKEEVDEEHTKAVGRLSCQYSEMKKDLAKFSHF; translated from the exons ATGGAGAAGATTTGGAAAG GCTTGTGTCTCTGTCTAGATGTTGGTGACATACAATCCAGAATTGTAGACCACAGGCCGATCACACAAGGAGAGATACGCTACTTTGTGAGGGAATTTGAG GAGAAGCGTGGACACAGAGAGGTCCGTCTGCTGGAGAAACTGAACAAGCTGGTGGTGGAAACCAACCAGGTGGTGTTACCACACTGCACCCAGACCATGCACGAGCATCTCTGCGAGGCCCTCACGCGAC TGGAGGCTGCTAATCACATGACCCTGAGGATCCAGCAGAGGGAGCTAGAGGCCCAGCAG AGCCCCTACATTCaggccagcctggagaggaggagggaggactgggaggagttCCTGAAGGAGCAGCAGAgtcagaaggaggaggtggatgaggagcaCACCAAGGCAGTAGGGCGCCTCAGCTGCCAGTACAGTGAGATGAAGAAGGACCTGGCCAAGTTCTCCCACTTCTGA
- the mtmr6 gene encoding myotubularin-related protein 6 — protein MEHIRTPKVEQVRLLDRFSSRSSSGTLHLTATHLIYVESTAAGAQEIWILHHHIASVEKLSLTTSGCPLLICCRNFRVVHFVVQRERDCHDIYSSLLQLLRPGSYEELYAFSYNPQQNDQQREEGWQLIGLGAEFERMGVPCDQWQLTDVNRDYKVCETYPKDLYVPITASKPIIVGSSKFRSKGRFPVLTYFYQEKKAAVCRCSQPLSGFSARCLEDESMLQAISRANHNSRFVYVMDTRPKLNALANRAAGKGYENEDNYSNIRFQFVGIENIHVMRGSLQKMLEVVGTRSLSESDFLLGLENCGWLRHVKAVLDAAIFLTKAVTVEGASVLVHCSDGWDRTAQVCSLGALLMDPYYRTIKGFMVLIEKDWISFGHKFADRCDQLDGDPKEVSPVFTQFLECVWHLTEQFPQAFEFSEWLLLQIHEHVHSCQYGNFLGNNQRQREELQLRDRTHSLWAFLLGEQHNYRNPAYSPAHALAHPVLEPSTLPYHFKFWRNMYLQFDRSMHPRQSVLKNVLTLKENNKQLENTLQSLEDRLQQLGVTLPPAPPSRGHQQSAPLPPRPRSLILGAPLSRKEAQRRLEEQQGEEVGEEATEGEECSDTERTVEGSSATERKQSYGELEGAYQEAKAEPAVVSLEFGVARMTC, from the exons ATGGAGCATATCCGAACGCCCAAG gtggagcAGGTGCGTCTGTTGGATCGCTtcagcagcaggagcagcagtggGACGCTGCACCTCACAGCCACTCACCTGATCTACGTAGAGAGCACTGCAGCTGGGGCCCAGGAGATCTGG aTCCTGCACCACCACATCGCCTCGGTGGAGaagctctccctcaccaccAGTGGATGCCCCCTGCTCATCTGCTGTCGGAACTTCAGGGTGGTGCACTTTGtggtccagagagagagagactgccacGATATCTACAGCTCACTGCTCCAGCTTCTGAggccag gctcctaCGAGGAGCTGTATGCCTTCTCCTACAACCCCCAGCAGAACgaccagcagagggaggagggctggcagCTCATAGGTCTGGGGGCTGAGTTCGAGAGGATGGGCGTACCCTGCGACCAATGGCAGCTCACTGACGTCAACAGAGACTACAAG gtgtgtgagaCCTACCCTAAGGACCTGTATGTTCCCATCACGGCCAGCAAGCCCATCATCGTAGGCAGCTCCAAGTTCAGGAGTAAAGGACGCTTCCCAGTTCTGACCTACTTCTACCAAGAgaagaag GCAGCTGTGTGTCGCTGCAGCCAGCCCCTCTCTGGGTTCAGCGCTCGATGCCTGGAGGATGAGAGCATGCTGCAGGCCATCAGCAGGGCCAATCACAACAGCCGCTTTGTCTATGTCATGGATACCAGGCCCAAG ctgaACGCCCTGGCTAACAGAGCTGCAGGGAAGGGTTATGAGAACGAGGACAACTATTCCAACATCCGCTTTCAGTTTGTGGGAATAGAGAACATCCACGTGATGAGAGGCAGCCTGCAGAAGATGCTGGAag tGGTGGGAACGCGCTCCCTGTCAGAGAGTGACTTCCTGCTGGGGCTGGAGAACTGTGGCTGGCTGCGTCACGTCAAAGCTGTGCTCGACGCCGCCATCTTCCTCACCAAG gCGGTGACGGTGGAGGGGGCCAGTGTGCTGGTTCACTGCTCAGACGGCTGGGACCGCACCGCTCAGGTGTGCTCCCTGGGGGCGCTGCTCATGGACCCCTACTACCGAACCATCAAGGGCTTCATG GTGCTCATTGAGAAGGACTGGATCTCGTTTGGACACAAGTTTGCAGACAG gtgtgACCAGCTGGATGGAGATCCCAAGGAGGTGTCTCCTGTCTTCACACAGTTCCTGGAGTGTGTATGGCATCTCACAGAGCAGTTCCCTCAg GCATTTGAGTTCAGTGAGTGGCTCCTGCTGCAGATCCACGAGCATGTTCACTCCTGCCAGTACGGAAACTTCCTGGGCAAcaaccagagacagagagaggagctgca gctgaGGGACAGAACTCACTCTCTCTGGGCGTTCCTGCTGGGCGAGCAACACAACTACAGGAACCCTGCCTACAGCCCCGCCCACGCCCTGGCCCACCCGGTCCTAGAGCCCTCCACATTACCCTACCACTTCAA gTTCTGGAGGAACATGTACCTCCAGTTTGACCGCTCCATGCACCCTCGCCAGTCTGTGCTGAAGAACGTCCTGACTCTGAAAGAGAACAACAAGCAGCTGGAGAACACCCTGCAGTCTCTGGAGGAC AGGCTACAGCAGCTGGGGGTGACCCTCCCCCCCGCGCCCCCTTCCAGGGGCCACCAGcagtctgcccccctccccccccgcccccgctccCTCATCCTTGGGGCCCCCCTCAGCCGCAAGgaggcgcagaggcggctggaggagcagcagggggaggaggtgggggaggaggccacggagggggaggagtgcagTGACACAGAGAGGACAGTAGAGGGCAGCAGCGCTACAGAGCGCAAGCAGAGCTatggagagctggagggggCATACCAGGAGGCCAAGGCTGAGCCTGCTGTGGTCAGCCTGGAGTTTGGAGTGGCACGCATGACCTGCTGA